The nucleotide sequence ACTTTATCCTTGAACATGTATCCAACTAAAAAAAATATAATTACTGCGGCAGAACTTACAAATCTTAACAAGCGCTGTCTTTTAAGTATATCTTTTTCATGTTCAATATAACTGAGCAAAGAATTCTGGGCGGCATTTGCATCGAACTTCAGTAAATTTAGATTAACACTATGATTAATTCTGACATATTTAATAAACTCCTCTCTATTATCAGAATCTTCAATCCAATGAGAAAGTTCATCTAGCTCTGAGATAGAAGCTTGTCTTGTTAAATATTTTGCAATTAAATTCTTCATTAATTTCAAATCAGTTAGCCTTTCAATAATTAAAACGTGTAAAAATTACACTACCCTTGTTTTTTTGATAACATTTTTTTTATATTGTCAAATATTAAGCTACAACTTTCCATAATTCTCATAATGAAAATTAGTTTTATCAACGATATTGCCTTTATTAAAAGCCTAAAAAAAGGAAACTCAAAAGCTTTTACTTACTTAGTAGAACAGTACCATCATAGACTATGCAACTATGCATATGGACTAGTCAACGATAAGGATGTATCTGAAGATATAGTACAAAATGTGTTTATTAAAATTTGGAAAAAGCGCAAAGCACTGAAAGATGATATTAATTTGAAAAATTACCTATATAAGTCTACATATAACGAGTTCATAGACCATTACAGGAAAATACGTCCTGTTTTTTCATTAGAAAAAATACATATTGAATCCCTCTCTCTCTTTGTGGAAGAAGACTCTGGAAATTCATTGGAAAAATTGCTTCTTGAAGTAAAAAAAGAAATTGAAAATCTCCCTCCAAAATGTAAACAAGCTTTTTT is from Zobellia galactanivorans and encodes:
- a CDS encoding RNA polymerase sigma factor, coding for MKISFINDIAFIKSLKKGNSKAFTYLVEQYHHRLCNYAYGLVNDKDVSEDIVQNVFIKIWKKRKALKDDINLKNYLYKSTYNEFIDHYRKIRPVFSLEKIHIESLSLFVEEDSGNSLEKLLLEVKKEIENLPPKCKQAFLLSKQEGLTNIEISEYLGISIKSVEGHITKAFSILRKTLDKKSHGIFLLLFRSNLVSKTT